One Phycisphaeraceae bacterium genomic window carries:
- a CDS encoding ABC transporter ATP-binding protein gives MRPVLSSSPPGRAVDAAENQPRIDRVSLRRYTGKISAVVLLLACLTAVNMAVPYALKLIVDRVLPGQDREPEWSLIWWILGGLAVAYLLRNALFFWSRMLSVKIAENLAFGLRSELFVHLQGLKIDCGGAEHAGKLSSRVMDDTSRLQQFIQEHLPKMLFNGISFVVLLSVIFMVNWRLAVATVLLLPLHFLTFRTFNSPLRHTYAIAQDHFAEAQGALVERLMGMEVVKGFTAEHREKRMFDSSISAIRRAFIRSQYLHVGQKVVADLLIGAGTIVLLGFGAWQVVSGVMTTGEFFMFLGYAMMLYPTVLDGLSSASHMARARASADRINEVLAARTDEEELLAAEDGRPPIVGRIVFDRVGFAYPDQEQTVKDISFTIEPGERVAIVGPSGVGKTTLANLIPRFHDPTAGTVFIDGRPTTDWPLGQLRAGIGVAFQEVFLFNCSIWENVLYGRTDSTVYEVIDACKVTGAHDFIEKLPVGYASTPGAMGGRFSRGERQRISLARAILKSPRILIMDEATSSLDPAAGVQVIRSVFEALPDSTIVVITHDPAIWRLADRVIEITPTGVEFRANPARVGAGALEDA, from the coding sequence GTGCGCCCCGTGCTCTCATCCAGCCCTCCCGGGCGGGCCGTCGATGCGGCTGAGAACCAGCCCCGGATCGACAGGGTGTCGCTGCGCCGATACACCGGGAAGATCTCGGCGGTGGTGCTGCTGCTGGCGTGTCTGACGGCGGTCAACATGGCCGTGCCGTACGCGCTCAAGCTGATCGTGGACAGGGTGCTGCCCGGGCAGGACCGCGAGCCGGAGTGGTCGCTGATCTGGTGGATTCTGGGCGGGCTTGCGGTCGCCTATCTGCTGCGCAACGCGCTGTTCTTCTGGAGCCGGATGCTCAGCGTGAAGATCGCCGAGAACCTCGCGTTCGGGCTGCGCAGCGAGTTGTTCGTGCACTTGCAGGGTCTCAAGATCGACTGCGGCGGCGCGGAGCACGCCGGCAAGCTCTCGTCGCGCGTGATGGACGACACGAGCCGGCTGCAGCAGTTCATCCAGGAGCATCTGCCGAAGATGCTCTTCAACGGGATCAGCTTCGTGGTGCTGCTCTCGGTGATTTTCATGGTGAACTGGCGGCTCGCGGTGGCGACGGTGTTGCTGCTTCCGCTGCACTTCCTGACGTTCCGGACGTTCAACTCGCCTCTGCGCCACACCTACGCGATCGCGCAGGACCACTTCGCCGAAGCGCAGGGCGCGCTGGTCGAGCGGCTGATGGGCATGGAGGTCGTGAAGGGCTTCACGGCGGAGCATCGCGAGAAGCGGATGTTCGACTCGTCGATCTCGGCGATCAGGCGCGCGTTCATCCGTTCGCAATATCTCCACGTGGGGCAGAAGGTCGTCGCGGACCTGCTCATCGGCGCAGGGACGATCGTGCTGCTCGGTTTCGGCGCGTGGCAGGTGGTCTCGGGCGTGATGACCACGGGCGAGTTCTTCATGTTCCTCGGGTACGCGATGATGCTCTACCCAACGGTGCTCGACGGGCTCAGCAGCGCGAGCCACATGGCGCGCGCCCGCGCGAGCGCGGACAGGATCAACGAGGTGCTCGCGGCGAGGACCGACGAGGAGGAGCTCCTCGCGGCGGAGGACGGACGCCCGCCCATCGTCGGCAGGATCGTCTTCGACCGCGTCGGGTTCGCGTACCCGGATCAGGAGCAGACCGTCAAGGACATCTCCTTCACGATCGAGCCGGGGGAGCGCGTCGCGATCGTTGGGCCCAGCGGCGTGGGGAAGACCACGCTGGCGAACCTCATCCCGAGGTTCCACGACCCGACAGCCGGAACCGTGTTCATCGACGGCAGGCCGACGACCGACTGGCCGCTCGGGCAGCTGCGCGCCGGGATCGGCGTCGCGTTCCAGGAGGTCTTCCTGTTCAACTGCTCGATCTGGGAGAATGTTCTGTACGGGCGCACCGACTCGACGGTCTACGAGGTGATCGACGCGTGCAAGGTGACGGGCGCGCACGACTTCATCGAGAAGCTCCCGGTGGGGTACGCGTCGACCCCCGGCGCGATGGGCGGGCGGTTCTCGCGGGGCGAGCGCCAGCGGATCTCGCTGGCGCGCGCGATTCTGAAGTCGCCGCGCATCCTCATCATGGACGAGGCGACCTCGTCGCTGGACCCGGCGGCGGGGGTCCAGGTGATCAGGTCGGTGTTCGAGGCGTTGCCCGACTCGACGATCGTGGTCATCACGCACGACCCGGCGATCTGGCGGCTGGCCGATCGCGTCATCGAGATCACCCCGACGGGGGTCGAGTTCCGGGCGAACCCGGCGCGGGTCGGCGCCGGCGCGCTCGAGGACGCCTGA
- a CDS encoding PCRF domain-containing protein — protein MTDQAHDHEHLTPRVRAALDRMLDEASRIEESLAAPEVSGDFRRSRELGIRKGALAPAVWAYREVLEAEREEEDLRAAIEQGGAGADAESREFAELARAELPGVQRRIRDASARAIEALVSSDEAKVGAAMLELRAGVGGDEAALWAGDLLRMYEQFAQRRGWRVETIDLSEGPTGGVKSAVLAVRGEGVWEALAHEAGTHCVKRVPATETQGRIHTSTATVAALPEPEEVDLKIDPADVVEHVTTAQGPGGQNVNKVATAVHLVHTPTGVEVRMQESKSQRQNREKAWRLLRARLYEIELEKARASRNAARASQIGGAERSERIRTYRFKESIVVDHRLERQFNLGEVLDGGLDALVEGLRRREIERRIVEI, from the coding sequence GTGACCGACCAAGCCCACGACCATGAACACCTGACGCCCCGGGTCCGGGCCGCGCTCGACCGGATGCTGGACGAGGCCTCGCGGATCGAGGAGTCGCTCGCGGCCCCCGAGGTGTCCGGCGACTTTCGCAGGTCGCGCGAGCTTGGCATCCGGAAGGGGGCGCTCGCGCCGGCTGTTTGGGCCTACCGGGAGGTGCTCGAGGCCGAGCGTGAGGAGGAAGACCTTCGCGCTGCGATCGAGCAGGGGGGGGCGGGGGCGGACGCCGAGTCGCGTGAGTTCGCCGAGCTGGCCAGGGCCGAATTGCCTGGCGTGCAGCGCCGCATCCGCGACGCGTCGGCGCGCGCGATCGAGGCGCTGGTGTCCTCCGACGAGGCGAAGGTCGGCGCGGCGATGCTCGAGCTTCGCGCAGGCGTCGGCGGCGACGAGGCGGCCCTGTGGGCCGGAGACCTGCTGCGCATGTACGAGCAGTTCGCGCAGCGGCGCGGATGGCGCGTCGAGACCATTGACCTCTCAGAAGGTCCGACCGGCGGCGTGAAGTCCGCGGTGCTCGCGGTGCGCGGCGAGGGCGTGTGGGAGGCCCTCGCGCACGAAGCCGGTACCCATTGCGTCAAACGCGTCCCGGCGACCGAAACGCAGGGGCGCATCCACACCAGCACCGCGACGGTCGCGGCACTGCCCGAGCCCGAAGAGGTCGACCTGAAGATCGACCCGGCGGATGTGGTGGAGCATGTCACCACGGCGCAGGGCCCGGGCGGGCAGAATGTCAACAAGGTCGCGACCGCGGTCCATCTCGTGCATACCCCGACGGGCGTCGAGGTGCGCATGCAGGAGAGCAAGAGCCAGCGCCAGAACCGCGAGAAGGCGTGGCGCCTTCTGCGCGCGCGCCTCTACGAGATCGAGCTTGAGAAGGCGCGTGCCTCGCGCAACGCCGCACGCGCCTCGCAGATCGGCGGCGCTGAGCGGTCGGAGCGGATCCGCACCTACCGGTTCAAAGAGAGCATCGTGGTCGATCACCGGCTGGAGCGTCAGTTCAATTTGGGCGAGGTGCTGGACGGGGGGCTCGACGCGCTCGTGGAGGGGCTGCGCCGGCGCGAGATCGAGCGACGGATTGTCGAGATCTAA
- a CDS encoding type I 3-dehydroquinate dehydratase: protein MTLLCVPITVEEFHRAHDAVEEARRAGADAVEFRFDGVFEADIDADGIEHAVRLVRECPLPCVATCRVGAEGGGYTGSEDARAELFEALLGCERPPRWIDIEAASWAADAGLRERVGAALGRANTVSGETRSTLILSTHDFTGRPADLLRRVGAMRDEPLAGVHKIAFRARSLRDNLELFDLLTDRERPTIALAMGEFGLMSRVLAPKFGGFLTFAALRGEEITAPGQPLVDETLSRYRFRSITKRTRVYGVVGWPVAQSMSPLVHNAGFAGLSPSFDGVYLPLPIPPEWEHFKATVSALHDHPWLDLGGLSVTAPHKQHLVRLAQERGWAICERAARVGAANTLVVDKSGEVGVHDTDGPAVAACLRDALGDLTGRRVLLLGAGGVARTIGAALLEEGASVEIHARRPAQAEELAGALGDGAGVAASPDRSPCDALVNCTPVGMESGENAGRSALPDVALDALAEANASLVVMDTVYRPIETPLLATARAKGLRVVDGVSMFVRQAGAQFSLWTGAEPPTEGFDRIVRERLARPG, encoded by the coding sequence GTGACGCTGCTGTGCGTGCCCATCACGGTCGAGGAGTTCCATCGCGCCCACGACGCGGTCGAAGAGGCCCGGCGCGCCGGGGCGGATGCCGTCGAGTTCCGTTTCGACGGCGTGTTCGAGGCAGACATCGACGCCGACGGGATCGAGCACGCCGTGCGCCTCGTGCGTGAGTGCCCCCTCCCGTGCGTGGCGACCTGTCGCGTAGGCGCCGAGGGCGGCGGGTACACGGGGAGCGAGGACGCGCGCGCCGAACTCTTCGAGGCGCTGCTGGGCTGCGAGCGCCCGCCAAGATGGATCGATATCGAGGCCGCGTCGTGGGCGGCGGACGCGGGTCTGCGCGAGCGCGTGGGCGCGGCCCTCGGGCGGGCCAACACGGTCTCGGGCGAAACGCGATCCACGCTGATCCTCTCGACGCACGATTTCACCGGGCGTCCGGCGGACCTGCTCCGGCGCGTCGGCGCGATGCGCGACGAGCCGCTCGCAGGGGTGCACAAGATCGCGTTCCGGGCGCGCTCGCTGCGCGACAACCTCGAGCTGTTCGATCTTCTGACGGATCGCGAGCGCCCGACGATCGCGCTGGCGATGGGGGAGTTTGGGCTGATGTCGCGCGTGCTCGCGCCCAAGTTCGGCGGGTTTCTGACCTTCGCGGCGCTGCGCGGCGAGGAGATCACAGCGCCCGGTCAGCCCCTCGTGGACGAGACGCTGAGCCGGTACCGCTTCCGGTCGATCACGAAGCGCACGCGCGTGTATGGCGTCGTGGGCTGGCCGGTCGCGCAGTCGATGTCGCCGCTGGTCCACAACGCCGGGTTCGCCGGCCTCTCGCCGTCGTTCGACGGCGTGTACCTGCCTCTGCCGATCCCCCCGGAGTGGGAGCACTTCAAGGCGACGGTCTCGGCGCTGCACGATCACCCGTGGCTCGATCTCGGAGGGCTGAGCGTGACCGCGCCGCACAAGCAACACCTCGTCCGGCTCGCGCAGGAGCGTGGCTGGGCGATATGCGAGCGGGCCGCCCGGGTGGGCGCTGCGAACACGCTCGTTGTCGACAAGTCGGGCGAGGTGGGCGTCCACGACACCGACGGGCCTGCGGTCGCGGCGTGCCTTCGCGACGCGCTGGGCGACCTGACGGGCAGACGCGTGCTCCTGCTCGGCGCGGGTGGCGTGGCGAGGACGATCGGTGCGGCGCTCCTCGAAGAGGGTGCGTCCGTCGAGATCCACGCGCGCAGGCCCGCGCAAGCAGAGGAGCTGGCGGGCGCCCTGGGCGACGGGGCGGGCGTGGCGGCGTCGCCGGACCGGTCCCCCTGCGACGCGTTGGTGAACTGCACCCCGGTGGGGATGGAGAGCGGCGAGAACGCCGGGCGAAGCGCTCTCCCCGACGTGGCCCTCGACGCGCTCGCGGAGGCGAACGCGTCCCTGGTCGTGATGGACACCGTCTACCGCCCGATCGAGACGCCCCTGCTCGCGACGGCCCGTGCGAAGGGCCTGAGGGTGGTCGACGGCGTCTCGATGTTCGTCCGGCAGGCGGGGGCGCAATTCTCGCTCTGGACCGGGGCCGAGCCACCCACCGAGGGATTCGACCGGATCGTGCGCGAGCGACTTGCGCGACCGGGATAA
- a CDS encoding VCBS repeat-containing protein — MISRVSGCLCGVAALLSVSAVADTVTFFGDNVGQTDIPMLLDSVGIGATNFASESVAEWYVVPGAPGEMVAVRFRFIWDRPNPIVGELFFSFGFYLLDSVSANPSADRLAHAIEALSAQNATLVFDDREVDPPSVSQEYIFPAGTRLGFFSIPNNQLDAFRADPGSFYEDPDGQGSNDELGRTRSPLFSRASANPGGFDQMLAFAANGATLFAFEDIARTSPFSPMEFNTLVFQVEVLREDIQNPDIVLPPRIDPAGERPTSIASGFFNSDGFPDIAITDAGTNSVLVYRNLGLNSVPRGLAGDDWLGFSTPDSLPAGDDPSDVKAEDIDDDGITDLLVAQRGGGDLVFLRGAGGGSFSPPATIPLGFGQDDVQPGDLDNTKDLGRGVGKFRDLVFASASQGIVGFLEGAVGAYLPPVALVVGGTPTQVALADLDGDGLGDLIWVDPSFGAVSVLLQRSDIPERFDLNDRLDFPVGPEPVSEPVAFVLEDLDGDGRLDVATVERQTSTVTVLINQGIPRGWGGFFLSDIIQVGAQPVAIGAARFFGGTLPDLVTADAASDTVDFLRNIGNGLFDDPVAAPMTTGPIDLTTADFNGDGLPDLACVGAPPSMPGMLWTLLGVLPQTPPCPGDVNGDGMVDFQDLMRVLDDFGDKGANIPADLNSDGVVDFTDLNQVLTNFGAICD; from the coding sequence ATGATTTCCAGAGTGAGTGGGTGTCTGTGCGGTGTCGCCGCGCTGCTTTCCGTCAGCGCCGTCGCCGACACGGTGACGTTCTTCGGCGACAATGTCGGCCAGACCGACATCCCGATGTTGCTCGACTCCGTCGGCATCGGCGCGACCAACTTCGCGTCCGAGAGCGTCGCAGAGTGGTATGTCGTCCCCGGCGCGCCGGGCGAGATGGTCGCCGTGCGTTTCCGGTTCATCTGGGACAGGCCGAACCCCATCGTGGGCGAGCTGTTCTTCAGCTTCGGATTCTACCTGCTCGACAGCGTCAGCGCGAACCCGTCTGCCGACCGTCTTGCGCACGCGATCGAAGCGCTCTCGGCGCAGAACGCGACACTCGTCTTCGACGATCGGGAGGTCGACCCGCCGTCGGTCTCGCAGGAGTACATCTTCCCTGCCGGCACGCGCCTCGGGTTCTTCTCGATCCCCAACAACCAACTCGACGCCTTCCGCGCCGACCCCGGCTCGTTCTACGAGGACCCGGACGGTCAGGGCAGCAACGACGAGCTCGGCAGAACACGCTCGCCTCTCTTCAGCCGCGCCAGCGCGAACCCCGGCGGCTTCGACCAGATGCTCGCCTTCGCGGCCAACGGCGCCACGCTGTTCGCCTTCGAGGACATCGCGCGCACCTCGCCGTTCAGCCCGATGGAGTTCAACACCCTCGTCTTTCAGGTCGAGGTCCTGCGCGAGGACATCCAGAACCCCGACATCGTCCTGCCGCCGCGCATCGATCCCGCCGGCGAACGACCGACCTCCATCGCGAGCGGGTTCTTCAACTCGGATGGGTTCCCCGACATCGCGATCACCGACGCCGGGACTAACAGCGTGCTCGTCTACCGGAACCTCGGGCTGAACTCGGTCCCGCGCGGGCTCGCGGGCGATGACTGGCTCGGCTTCTCCACCCCCGATTCGCTCCCCGCCGGCGACGACCCGTCCGATGTGAAGGCCGAGGACATCGACGACGACGGGATCACCGACCTGCTCGTCGCCCAGCGCGGCGGCGGGGACCTCGTCTTTCTGCGCGGCGCCGGCGGCGGCTCGTTCTCACCGCCCGCGACCATCCCCCTCGGCTTCGGCCAGGACGACGTCCAGCCCGGCGACCTCGACAACACCAAGGACCTCGGACGAGGCGTCGGGAAGTTCCGAGACCTCGTCTTCGCGTCCGCCTCCCAAGGCATCGTCGGTTTCCTCGAGGGCGCCGTCGGGGCCTACCTGCCGCCCGTCGCCCTCGTCGTGGGCGGAACCCCCACCCAGGTCGCGCTCGCCGATCTCGACGGCGACGGGCTTGGCGATCTCATCTGGGTCGACCCCTCGTTCGGCGCCGTCTCCGTCCTGCTGCAGCGCTCCGACATCCCCGAGCGCTTCGACCTCAATGACCGCCTCGACTTCCCGGTCGGCCCCGAGCCCGTCTCGGAGCCCGTCGCCTTCGTGCTGGAAGACCTCGACGGCGATGGGCGGCTCGATGTCGCCACCGTCGAGCGCCAGACCAGCACCGTCACGGTGCTGATCAACCAGGGGATTCCCCGGGGCTGGGGCGGGTTCTTCCTCTCTGACATCATCCAGGTGGGCGCCCAGCCGGTCGCGATCGGCGCCGCCCGGTTCTTCGGGGGAACGCTCCCCGACCTCGTCACCGCGGACGCCGCGTCCGACACGGTCGACTTCCTGCGCAATATCGGTAACGGGCTCTTCGACGACCCCGTCGCCGCCCCCATGACGACAGGCCCGATCGACCTCACGACCGCAGACTTCAACGGGGATGGGCTCCCCGACCTCGCCTGCGTCGGCGCGCCCCCCAGCATGCCCGGCATGCTCTGGACGCTCCTGGGCGTGCTCCCGCAGACCCCGCCCTGCCCGGGCGACGTGAACGGCGACGGCATGGTCGATTTCCAGGACCTGATGCGCGTCCTGGACGACTTCGGCGATAAGGGCGCGAACATCCCTGCAGACCTGAACTCGGACGGCGTTGTAGACTTCACCGATCTGAATCAGGTCCTCACGAACTTCGGCGCGATCTGCGATTGA
- a CDS encoding acyl carrier protein, with protein sequence MTREEVYSKVQEVLIDALGVDDDEVTPEATLNGDLGAESIDFLDIVFKLEQAFGFKIAQGELFPENVAQDPRYVKDGKVTPEGIAALKEKLPHADFSRFEANPELTKVGEVFTVDALVKFVERKLAAQG encoded by the coding sequence ATGACCCGCGAAGAAGTCTATTCCAAGGTTCAGGAAGTGCTCATCGACGCGCTCGGCGTCGACGACGACGAGGTCACCCCCGAAGCGACGCTCAACGGCGACCTGGGCGCCGAGTCCATCGACTTTCTGGACATCGTCTTCAAGCTCGAGCAGGCCTTCGGCTTCAAGATCGCGCAGGGCGAGCTCTTCCCCGAGAACGTCGCCCAGGACCCGCGCTACGTGAAGGACGGCAAGGTCACCCCCGAGGGCATCGCGGCTCTCAAGGAAAAGCTCCCCCACGCCGACTTCTCCCGGTTCGAAGCCAACCCCGAGCTCACCAAGGTTGGCGAGGTCTTCACGGTCGACGCGCTCGTGAAGTTCGTCGAGCGCAAGCTCGCGGCCCAGGGCTGA
- a CDS encoding protein kinase, with translation MADNHDPSNAGGLPEDFETQPLTPTPHSAPASGTNRPATSTGEEPTPDHIGPYTITDVLGKGGVGVVYLGIRDAGGVRTRVAVKVLRRGMDTEDLLRRFELERKLLAALEHPYIARLLDAGATEDGRPYFVMEHIRGKPIDRYCDDHRLSIADRIELFRKVCEAVHFAHQNLVVHRDLKPGNILVTDTGEPKLVDFGIAKLLNPGLVSADYEPTAAYVRLMTPEYASPEQVTGENVSTSSDIYSLGVVLFELLTGRRPYRLQSRVLEEVKRVICEEAPERPSTAITRADLPSKTGQPATSKPRSGPLTSGDPSTAKRDTERLAKRLSGDLDNIVLMALRKEPSRRYRSAQQLSEDLDRHLKNYPVVARPDTLVYRSRKFVERNRVGVVAGGLVAASLAIGLVGTAYSANQAARARDAEAVQRASAERLAVDLRDALTTLAGDVDSAMQTRGSVEARRLLFEGSRERLERLEQGHPDDGALQRDLAFVRERLGDALGGIRSGNAGERDAALAQYEAALATRERLLARTPDSASLAGEVASALIKTGDMLRETGKTEPALERYTRAIALLDAIPVESRTADTHRRLLAANLSAGQTLERLGKQGEARLAYEGALVAAERTLAGDSLNESARRDRSVALIALGDLSNRAGDLEDARRRYGAAVQDRRALAADHPDGARQKRDLAVALYSIASVRLAMGDAPAAIDSLDEAVTLVAGLLVEDPGDARLRRDASIYRGRLAEALHANAQTARAIEIQRAVIADSEALAASSPENLSLARSVGVQRNRLGTLLLDSGRYADALAQFELAETVAADLARRDPANAVYQRDLCYTLTLLSRAAIAQAESSTNPAQRAPLLTRARGFSERGLTVLEQLETRGQTRGDEPQIRAQIGELLARVDEMGAGN, from the coding sequence ATGGCCGACAACCACGATCCCTCCAACGCTGGTGGTCTTCCCGAGGACTTTGAAACACAGCCACTGACGCCCACGCCCCACTCGGCACCGGCGTCTGGGACCAACCGGCCCGCCACCTCCACCGGCGAGGAACCCACGCCAGACCACATCGGGCCCTACACGATCACCGACGTGCTGGGCAAGGGCGGCGTGGGCGTGGTCTACCTCGGCATCCGCGACGCCGGGGGCGTGCGCACGCGCGTTGCCGTCAAGGTGCTCCGGCGAGGCATGGACACCGAAGACCTCCTCCGGCGCTTCGAGCTGGAGCGCAAGCTCCTCGCCGCCCTTGAGCACCCCTACATCGCGCGACTGCTCGACGCCGGCGCGACCGAGGACGGGCGCCCCTACTTCGTCATGGAGCACATCCGCGGCAAGCCGATCGACCGCTACTGCGACGATCACCGGCTCAGCATCGCCGATCGCATCGAGCTGTTCCGCAAGGTCTGCGAAGCGGTCCACTTCGCGCACCAGAACCTCGTCGTGCACCGCGACCTCAAGCCCGGCAACATCCTCGTGACCGACACCGGCGAGCCCAAGCTCGTCGACTTCGGCATCGCGAAGCTCCTCAACCCCGGGCTCGTCAGCGCCGACTACGAGCCCACCGCCGCGTACGTGCGCCTCATGACGCCCGAGTACGCCAGCCCCGAGCAGGTCACCGGCGAGAATGTCTCGACCTCGTCAGACATCTACTCGCTTGGCGTCGTGCTCTTCGAGCTGCTCACCGGGCGACGCCCCTATCGCCTGCAGAGCCGTGTCCTCGAAGAGGTCAAACGCGTCATCTGCGAAGAGGCGCCGGAACGCCCCAGCACCGCCATCACGCGCGCCGACCTCCCGAGCAAGACCGGGCAGCCCGCCACCTCCAAGCCGCGCAGCGGGCCCCTCACCTCCGGCGATCCGTCGACCGCCAAGCGCGACACCGAGCGCCTCGCCAAGCGCCTCAGCGGCGACCTCGACAACATCGTCCTCATGGCGCTCCGCAAAGAGCCCTCGCGCCGCTACCGCTCGGCGCAGCAGCTCTCCGAAGACCTCGACCGACACCTCAAGAACTACCCGGTCGTGGCGCGCCCCGACACGCTGGTCTACCGCTCGCGCAAGTTCGTCGAGCGCAACCGCGTGGGCGTCGTCGCCGGCGGCCTCGTCGCCGCGTCCCTCGCGATCGGGCTCGTGGGGACAGCGTACTCCGCCAACCAGGCCGCCCGGGCCCGCGACGCGGAAGCCGTGCAGCGAGCGTCGGCCGAACGCCTCGCCGTCGACCTGCGCGACGCGCTCACCACGCTCGCGGGCGATGTCGACAGCGCCATGCAGACCCGCGGCTCGGTCGAGGCGCGCCGGCTCCTCTTCGAGGGCTCACGCGAGCGCCTCGAGCGCCTCGAGCAGGGGCACCCCGACGACGGCGCGCTCCAGCGCGACCTCGCGTTCGTGCGTGAACGCCTGGGCGACGCCCTCGGCGGCATCCGCTCCGGCAACGCCGGCGAACGCGACGCGGCCCTCGCGCAGTACGAGGCCGCACTCGCGACCAGAGAGCGCCTGCTCGCGCGCACGCCCGACAGCGCTTCCCTCGCCGGCGAGGTCGCCTCGGCCCTCATCAAGACCGGCGATATGTTGCGCGAAACCGGCAAGACAGAGCCCGCGCTCGAGCGATACACCCGCGCCATCGCGCTTCTCGACGCGATCCCCGTTGAGTCGCGCACCGCCGACACGCACCGGCGCCTCCTGGCGGCCAACCTGAGCGCCGGGCAGACGCTCGAACGGCTCGGCAAGCAGGGCGAGGCCCGCCTCGCGTACGAGGGCGCCCTCGTCGCGGCCGAGCGGACCCTGGCGGGCGATTCCCTCAACGAGAGCGCACGGCGCGACCGCTCGGTCGCCCTTATCGCGCTCGGCGATCTGTCCAACCGCGCCGGGGACCTCGAAGACGCGCGCCGTCGCTACGGCGCCGCCGTCCAGGACCGCCGGGCCCTCGCCGCTGACCACCCCGACGGCGCGCGCCAGAAGCGCGACCTCGCCGTCGCGCTCTACTCCATCGCCAGCGTCCGCCTGGCGATGGGCGACGCGCCCGCCGCGATCGATTCCCTCGACGAGGCGGTCACGCTCGTGGCCGGGCTGCTGGTCGAGGACCCCGGGGACGCGCGCCTCCGGCGCGACGCCTCGATCTATCGGGGCAGGCTCGCCGAGGCCCTGCACGCCAACGCCCAGACCGCGCGCGCCATCGAGATCCAGCGCGCCGTCATCGCCGACAGCGAGGCCCTCGCCGCGTCCTCCCCGGAGAACCTCTCGCTCGCCAGAAGCGTCGGCGTGCAGCGCAACCGGCTCGGGACCCTGCTCCTCGACTCGGGCCGCTACGCCGACGCGCTCGCGCAGTTCGAGCTCGCCGAAACGGTCGCCGCCGACCTCGCCCGTCGCGACCCCGCGAACGCGGTCTATCAGCGCGACCTCTGCTACACGCTCACCCTGCTCTCCCGCGCCGCCATCGCGCAGGCCGAGTCGTCGACCAACCCTGCCCAGCGCGCGCCCCTCCTGACGCGGGCGCGGGGCTTCTCCGAACGAGGGCTCACCGTGCTCGAGCAGCTCGAGACCCGCGGCCAGACGAGGGGCGACGAGCCACAGATCCGCGCCCAGATCGGCGAGCTCCTCGCTCGAGTCGACGAGATGGGCGCCGGGAACTGA
- the rpmE gene encoding 50S ribosomal protein L31, with the protein MKDGIHPKYYPNCKVYYNGEVVMTTGATVPELHVDVWSGSHPFFTGKQAFVDAAGRVEKFQRKFGGNYFAGGKKKA; encoded by the coding sequence ATGAAAGACGGCATCCACCCCAAGTACTACCCGAACTGCAAGGTCTACTACAACGGCGAGGTCGTCATGACGACCGGGGCGACCGTCCCGGAGCTCCACGTCGATGTCTGGTCGGGTTCGCACCCGTTCTTCACCGGCAAGCAGGCGTTCGTGGACGCCGCGGGCCGCGTCGAGAAGTTCCAGCGCAAGTTCGGCGGGAACTACTTCGCCGGCGGCAAGAAGAAGGCCTGA
- a CDS encoding HPF/RaiA family ribosome-associated protein, with protein sequence MQIQFNYANVDSSVPLEAHVENTLDSEIGRFADRVTRVEVHFSDVNGVSKSGPPDKRCLLEARPSGRDPIAIEAIAETFYAAASDAAGKLGRALASRLER encoded by the coding sequence ATGCAGATCCAGTTCAACTACGCCAACGTCGACTCGTCCGTCCCGCTCGAGGCCCACGTCGAGAACACGCTCGACTCCGAGATCGGGCGGTTCGCCGACCGTGTGACCCGCGTCGAGGTGCACTTCTCCGATGTCAACGGCGTAAGCAAGTCCGGCCCGCCCGACAAGCGGTGCCTCCTCGAGGCACGCCCCAGCGGACGGGACCCCATCGCGATCGAGGCCATCGCCGAGACGTTCTACGCCGCCGCCAGCGACGCCGCCGGCAAGCTCGGGCGAGCCCTGGCGAGCCGGCTCGAACGCTGA